Proteins found in one Amycolatopsis umgeniensis genomic segment:
- a CDS encoding C40 family peptidase: MKIGILVGVLIAAVFAAVVTTSTVSKVVTDHMEAQAGGVVKTSCDASIGPTLPGQTDRGSSDINKLDDEQKGIVALIISIGKQRTLSPRAWQVAIQAGMTESKLRNLTYGDRDSLGIFQMRPSMGWGTVAQVTDPPYQVNKFFDVLLAVPDWENMRPGDAAQRVERSGFPDRYHSWEPMAALLVQNEGQIVDVVGCGTSVGSVVPPSQAAAEAIKFALGEQGKPYIWGATGPNSYDCSGLMLRAYESAGIILPRVSRDQYKAGAMLPVRQAQPGDLLFLATVPSNPATIHHVMMYLGEGKIVEAQQTGVPVHIRDFSFDEAEVVAQAVRPGV, encoded by the coding sequence ATGAAGATCGGGATCCTCGTCGGCGTGCTGATCGCCGCGGTCTTCGCCGCGGTGGTCACCACGAGCACCGTCTCCAAGGTGGTGACCGACCACATGGAGGCGCAGGCGGGCGGCGTCGTCAAGACCTCCTGCGACGCCTCCATCGGGCCGACCCTGCCCGGCCAGACCGATCGCGGTTCTTCGGACATCAACAAACTCGACGACGAACAGAAGGGGATCGTCGCGCTGATCATCTCGATCGGCAAGCAGCGGACCCTGTCGCCGCGCGCGTGGCAGGTGGCGATCCAGGCCGGGATGACCGAGTCCAAACTGCGGAACCTCACCTACGGCGACCGCGACTCGCTCGGCATCTTCCAGATGCGGCCGTCGATGGGCTGGGGCACCGTCGCGCAGGTCACCGATCCGCCGTACCAGGTCAACAAGTTCTTCGACGTGCTGCTCGCGGTGCCGGACTGGGAGAACATGCGTCCCGGTGACGCCGCGCAGCGGGTGGAGCGCTCCGGTTTCCCCGACCGGTATCACAGCTGGGAGCCGATGGCGGCCCTCCTCGTGCAGAACGAGGGCCAGATCGTCGACGTCGTCGGCTGCGGTACGAGCGTGGGCAGCGTGGTGCCGCCGAGCCAGGCCGCCGCGGAGGCCATCAAGTTCGCCCTCGGCGAGCAGGGCAAGCCGTACATCTGGGGCGCGACCGGGCCGAACAGTTACGACTGTTCCGGGCTGATGCTGCGGGCCTACGAGTCGGCCGGGATCATCCTCCCGCGGGTTTCGCGGGACCAGTACAAGGCGGGCGCGATGCTGCCGGTCCGCCAGGCGCAGCCCGGTGATCTGCTGTTCCTCGCCACCGTGCCGTCGAATCCGGCGACCATCCACCACGTGATGATGTACCTGGGCGAAGGCAAGATCGTCGAGGCACAGCAGACCGGGGTCCCGGTGCACATCCGCGACTTCTCCTTCGACGAGGCCGAAGTGGTCGCGCAGGCGGTCCGTCCTGGCGTTTAG
- a CDS encoding ATP-binding protein: MFGRGGSRGKRDRDLQQGAWNPPQQVRSAQPKKAGKGRRLPGEAAIPSYTPSIAARSIDGHLLRTGYEVYAWYRLAPQRWSFRSDSQRRDLIAAIAGQYAELQGRWLHLRVTNRPYPIRMWAEAHVHNAVGRPQDVQGALSFDDYLIGEQQQLMGRSMAEKEVYLGVQVQTRRMIDRAVESAAPVLRKILPEAVDAELAALDSEVEHLDQVIGSAGLEGRPVHAEEMSWLMHRSCSLGLPAPRNMPAVPGAAWEPEDLASFTDAADFHAEPYAPTVTVRGRTGSNAGVSRHLAVLTVGQMHGLQIPEVDDPWIQHADRLPAAVEVSARIYVRRPEEVAGELQRQMNKVRSQVKHYTDEHELEPPQSLARQAGRVLEIDDEMTSGFTALATRVRSWWRLAVSGPTERDALRLAQQLLDLYKPKIAVEHPEAQYALAREFIPGEPLASAAYMRRGSVVWASSSVPTATAEVGDRRGILLGETVTATRRPVAWDPWMAQEIRDGSGLTAMVAGLGGGKSFLGGGIVYKTLRAGAHWTILDPSGPLSRLCDLPEMRPYARNINLLNAQPGILNPYRVVAEPQIEHFMDEDDPERSWRREKALAGATRRRLVLDVLTGVLPYEVSRMAQTRIVLLRAVRAVGGRFEADPGQVIDALRRDSSEHHEHAVVVADFLDEMRERMALLIPETDADPYAETRDDRMTVLTMAGLTLPKDGVPREYWTDAESLGVEMLNLAAWLTQRSVYEKPKELRKGVWIDEAFFLSEVPTGRVLMNRFARDSRKWNVRVLLSSQIPADFLKIQGFVALLDSVFVGRLDDDDAQADALRLLKVPVGVGYEQVVAALGRRPGSSRDLQRDVEPRQFIFGDGAGGVERIRVDFSGPHLEHLRRVMDTTPGSSDAKPSRPGNELAVPEEKQFVASPPEEDDFELEEDLELAAELEVGLTDEQMLGAPDPLAAETGEVQGAVQNGHITNGEKGEHARAGKGGTGRDAA; the protein is encoded by the coding sequence CCTATACCCCGTCCATCGCGGCGCGAAGCATCGACGGGCACCTGTTACGCACCGGTTATGAGGTCTACGCCTGGTATCGGCTCGCGCCGCAGCGCTGGTCGTTCCGGTCGGACTCGCAGCGTCGCGACCTGATCGCGGCCATCGCCGGGCAGTACGCGGAGCTCCAGGGCCGCTGGCTGCACCTGCGGGTGACCAACCGGCCGTACCCGATCCGCATGTGGGCCGAGGCCCACGTGCACAACGCCGTCGGCCGTCCCCAGGACGTCCAGGGCGCGCTGTCCTTCGACGACTATCTCATCGGCGAGCAGCAGCAGCTGATGGGCCGTTCGATGGCCGAAAAAGAGGTCTACCTGGGTGTCCAGGTGCAGACCAGGCGGATGATCGACCGCGCTGTCGAGAGCGCGGCCCCCGTGCTGCGCAAGATCCTGCCGGAGGCCGTCGACGCCGAACTGGCCGCGCTCGACTCCGAGGTCGAGCATCTCGACCAGGTGATCGGCTCGGCCGGGCTCGAAGGCCGCCCGGTGCACGCCGAAGAGATGTCCTGGCTGATGCACCGCTCGTGCTCGCTCGGCCTGCCCGCGCCGCGCAACATGCCCGCGGTCCCGGGCGCCGCCTGGGAGCCCGAGGACCTCGCCAGTTTCACCGACGCGGCGGACTTCCACGCCGAGCCGTACGCGCCGACGGTCACCGTCCGCGGCCGCACCGGATCGAACGCCGGGGTCTCGCGGCATCTCGCGGTCCTCACCGTCGGTCAGATGCACGGCCTGCAGATCCCCGAGGTCGACGACCCGTGGATCCAGCACGCCGACAGGCTGCCCGCCGCCGTCGAGGTGTCCGCGCGGATCTACGTCCGGCGCCCCGAAGAGGTCGCCGGTGAGCTGCAACGCCAGATGAACAAGGTGCGTTCGCAGGTCAAGCACTACACCGACGAGCACGAGCTGGAGCCACCGCAGTCGCTGGCGCGCCAGGCGGGCCGGGTGCTGGAGATCGACGACGAGATGACGTCGGGCTTCACCGCGCTGGCCACCCGCGTCCGCTCGTGGTGGCGGCTGGCGGTTTCGGGGCCGACAGAGCGTGACGCGTTGCGCCTGGCCCAGCAGCTTCTCGACCTCTACAAGCCGAAGATCGCCGTCGAGCATCCCGAGGCCCAGTACGCGCTGGCCCGGGAGTTCATCCCCGGCGAGCCGCTGGCCTCGGCGGCGTACATGCGCCGCGGTTCGGTCGTGTGGGCGTCCTCGTCGGTGCCGACGGCGACGGCCGAGGTGGGCGACCGCCGCGGCATCCTGCTCGGCGAGACCGTGACCGCGACCCGGCGCCCGGTGGCGTGGGACCCGTGGATGGCGCAGGAGATCCGCGACGGCTCGGGCCTGACGGCGATGGTCGCCGGCCTCGGTGGCGGCAAGTCCTTCCTCGGCGGCGGCATCGTCTACAAGACGCTCCGCGCGGGCGCGCACTGGACGATCCTCGACCCGTCCGGCCCGCTTTCGCGGCTGTGCGACCTGCCCGAGATGCGGCCGTACGCGCGGAACATCAACCTGCTCAACGCGCAGCCCGGCATCCTCAACCCGTACCGGGTGGTCGCCGAGCCGCAGATCGAACACTTCATGGACGAGGACGACCCCGAGCGCTCGTGGCGGCGGGAGAAGGCCCTCGCGGGCGCGACGCGCCGCCGTCTCGTGCTCGACGTCCTCACCGGTGTCCTGCCGTACGAGGTCTCGCGGATGGCGCAGACCCGGATCGTGCTGCTGCGCGCCGTCCGCGCGGTCGGCGGCCGGTTCGAAGCCGACCCCGGCCAGGTCATCGACGCGCTGCGCCGGGACTCCAGCGAGCACCACGAACACGCCGTCGTCGTCGCGGACTTCCTCGACGAGATGCGCGAGCGGATGGCGCTGCTCATCCCGGAGACCGACGCGGACCCGTACGCGGAGACCCGCGACGACCGGATGACCGTGCTGACCATGGCGGGGCTGACCCTGCCCAAGGACGGTGTCCCGCGCGAGTACTGGACGGACGCGGAATCGCTCGGCGTCGAGATGCTGAACCTCGCCGCGTGGCTGACGCAGAGGTCGGTGTACGAGAAGCCGAAGGAACTGCGCAAGGGCGTCTGGATCGACGAGGCGTTCTTCCTGTCCGAGGTCCCGACGGGCCGCGTCCTGATGAACCGCTTCGCTCGTGACTCGCGTAAGTGGAACGTCCGGGTGCTGCTGTCCTCGCAGATCCCCGCGGACTTCCTGAAGATCCAGGGTTTCGTGGCGCTGCTCGACTCGGTGTTCGTCGGCCGTCTCGACGACGACGACGCCCAGGCCGACGCGCTGCGCCTGCTCAAGGTCCCGGTCGGCGTCGGCTACGAGCAGGTGGTGGCCGCGCTCGGCCGCCGTCCCGGCTCGTCCCGCGATCTCCAGCGGGACGTCGAGCCCCGCCAGTTCATCTTCGGCGACGGTGCCGGCGGCGTGGAGCGGATCCGCGTCGACTTCTCCGGACCGCATCTGGAGCATCTGCGCCGGGTCATGGACACCACGCCGGGCTCGTCCGACGCCAAGCCGTCCAGGCCGGGCAACGAACTCGCGGTCCCGGAAGAGAAGCAGTTCGTGGCGTCGCCACCGGAGGAAGACGACTTCGAGCTCGAAGAGGATCTCGAACTCGCGGCCGAACTCGAGGTCGGCCTCACCGACGAGCAGATGCTCGGCGCCCCGGACCCGCTGGCGGCCGAGACGGGCGAAGTGCAAGGCGCCGTCCAAAATGGACACATCACGAACGGGGAAAAGGGCGAGCACGCGCGCGCCGGCAAGGGTGGCACCGGCAGGGATGCCGCATGA
- a CDS encoding RNB domain-containing ribonuclease, whose amino-acid sequence MIRTHTAGGDFGRLRAEFSLPESFGPDVLAEAEAAVVDPLESAGGREDATGLPFVTIDPPGSKDLDQAVLIERVEGGGFRVHYAIADLAAFIPPGGALDKEARRRGQTLYLPDGNVPLHPPVLSEGAASLLPGETRPAVLWTIDVDAGGEPTATNVRRALVRSTEQFDYETVQASIDAGNPHPSVAALPELGRLRRELAIRRGAVELQLPEQEISGDPDGGWALIQRPRNDVDAWNAEISLLTGMAAAKIMIDAKIGVLRTLPPPDAEAVEWLGRSAHALNIDWPEGKSVSEFLAALDPGQPASMALFADTTRLLRGAGYTAFDGELPALTTHAGIGGAYAHVTAPIRRLVDRFATEICLAVSAGREVPAWVRAALSEVPEQMTASDTLAAKVERACIDQVEVWVMAEHIGGEFGAIVLRAEETKAEILVEDPPVMSKCTGEKLPEGERIRVRLTAVDVDKRKLSFERA is encoded by the coding sequence GTGATCAGGACACACACGGCCGGAGGGGACTTCGGTCGCCTGCGAGCCGAGTTCTCGCTGCCGGAGTCGTTCGGGCCCGACGTGCTCGCCGAGGCGGAGGCGGCGGTCGTCGACCCGCTCGAGTCGGCGGGGGGACGCGAGGACGCCACCGGTCTGCCCTTCGTCACCATCGATCCGCCGGGTTCCAAGGATCTCGACCAGGCGGTGCTGATCGAGCGCGTCGAGGGCGGCGGGTTCCGGGTCCACTACGCGATCGCCGATCTGGCCGCGTTCATCCCGCCGGGTGGCGCGCTCGACAAGGAGGCGCGGCGCCGGGGGCAGACGCTCTACCTGCCCGACGGCAACGTCCCGCTGCATCCGCCGGTGCTGTCCGAAGGCGCGGCGAGCCTGCTGCCGGGGGAAACCCGGCCCGCCGTGCTGTGGACCATCGACGTCGACGCGGGCGGTGAGCCGACGGCGACCAACGTCCGCCGGGCGCTGGTCCGCTCCACCGAACAGTTCGACTACGAGACCGTCCAGGCTTCGATCGACGCGGGGAACCCGCATCCGTCGGTCGCCGCGCTGCCGGAGCTGGGCCGCCTGCGCCGCGAGCTCGCGATCCGGCGCGGCGCGGTCGAACTCCAGTTGCCGGAGCAGGAGATCAGCGGGGATCCCGACGGCGGCTGGGCGCTGATCCAGCGGCCGCGCAACGACGTCGACGCGTGGAACGCCGAGATCTCGCTGCTCACCGGGATGGCGGCGGCGAAGATCATGATCGACGCCAAGATCGGCGTCCTGCGGACGTTGCCCCCACCCGACGCCGAGGCGGTCGAGTGGCTGGGCCGATCCGCGCACGCGCTGAACATCGACTGGCCCGAGGGCAAGAGCGTGTCGGAGTTCCTGGCCGCGCTGGATCCGGGCCAGCCCGCCTCCATGGCGCTTTTCGCCGACACCACAAGGCTTTTGCGCGGCGCCGGGTACACCGCGTTCGACGGTGAACTGCCCGCCTTGACCACACACGCCGGGATAGGCGGCGCGTACGCCCACGTCACCGCCCCGATCCGGCGGCTGGTCGACCGGTTCGCCACCGAGATCTGCCTCGCCGTGAGCGCCGGGCGCGAAGTGCCCGCGTGGGTCCGCGCGGCGCTTTCGGAGGTGCCGGAGCAGATGACCGCGTCCGACACGCTGGCGGCCAAGGTCGAACGGGCCTGTATCGACCAGGTCGAGGTCTGGGTGATGGCCGAGCACATCGGCGGCGAGTTCGGCGCGATCGTCCTGCGCGCGGAGGAGACCAAGGCCGAGATCCTGGTCGAGGATCCGCCGGTGATGTCCAAGTGCACCGGCGAGAAGCTGCCCGAAGGCGAGCGGATCCGCGTCCGGCTCACCGCGGTGGACGTCGACAAGCGGAAACTGTCGTTCGAGCGGGCATGA
- a CDS encoding helical backbone metal receptor, producing the protein MIDDLGEVVPLRGPAARVVSLVPSLTEAVEVSAPGRLAGATDYCTHPVDLDVPRVGGSKYPNVDKVLELAPDLVLANSEENRPEDVERLRANGIAVWVMEASATVPGALASIRRILTQAYDLTEPDWLVEAEEVWRETLPERFRAVVPVWRKPWIVLGRDTFGGDVLHRVGIGNVYKDDEERYPRPKLEELQARFASEEANLLVLPDEPYEFTADDGPEAFPGAKYVLVSGRHLTWYGPSLVEAHAHLTRLVL; encoded by the coding sequence ATGATCGACGATCTCGGTGAAGTGGTCCCGCTGCGCGGTCCGGCGGCGCGGGTGGTTTCGCTCGTCCCGTCGCTGACCGAGGCCGTCGAGGTGAGCGCGCCGGGGAGGCTCGCGGGCGCCACGGACTACTGCACCCATCCGGTCGATCTGGACGTCCCGAGGGTAGGGGGCTCGAAGTACCCGAACGTGGACAAAGTGCTCGAACTCGCTCCGGATCTGGTGCTGGCCAACTCCGAGGAGAACCGGCCGGAGGACGTGGAACGCCTGCGTGCCAACGGGATCGCGGTCTGGGTGATGGAGGCGTCGGCGACCGTGCCCGGCGCGCTCGCCTCGATCCGGCGGATCCTGACGCAGGCCTACGACCTCACCGAGCCGGATTGGCTGGTCGAGGCCGAAGAGGTGTGGCGGGAGACCCTGCCGGAGCGGTTCCGGGCGGTCGTGCCGGTCTGGCGGAAACCGTGGATCGTGCTCGGCCGGGACACCTTCGGCGGCGACGTCCTGCATCGCGTCGGAATCGGCAACGTCTACAAGGACGACGAAGAGCGCTACCCGCGCCCGAAGCTCGAAGAGCTCCAAGCGCGCTTCGCGAGCGAAGAGGCGAACCTGCTCGTCCTGCCCGACGAGCCTTACGAGTTCACCGCCGACGACGGCCCTGAAGCGTTCCCCGGCGCGAAGTACGTCCTGGTCTCAGGACGCCACCTCACCTGGTACGGCCCCTCACTCGTCGAGGCCCACGCCCACCTCACGCGTTTAGTCCTCTGA
- a CDS encoding AAA family ATPase has product MKIAFVGKGGSGKTTLASLFTAYLAGGGKPVLAIDADINQHLAVALGASEEEAIAWPTLGDNMGLIKEYLRGDNPRIADAAAMIKTTPPGRGSRLVRPFEDNPIFGACFREFGGVRLGVTGQFDEDDLGVACYHSKVGAAELLLNHMVDDAGEYVVMDMTAGADAFASGLFTRFDVTFLVCEPTVRSVGVYRQYADYARDFGVRLVVVGNKVTEDEDIDFLRDEVGDALLGWMENSRHVRAAERGRARPIGELEAHNLETLGSMLATVDAEQRDWARYQRQGVEFHLRNARAWGSGRAGEDLTAQVDPEFVLGPALAGQDA; this is encoded by the coding sequence GTGAAGATCGCGTTCGTCGGAAAGGGCGGCAGCGGCAAGACGACGCTGGCCTCGCTGTTCACCGCGTACCTGGCCGGCGGCGGGAAACCCGTACTGGCGATCGACGCGGACATCAACCAGCACCTCGCCGTCGCGCTCGGCGCGAGCGAGGAAGAGGCCATCGCGTGGCCGACGCTGGGCGACAACATGGGCCTGATCAAGGAATACCTGCGCGGCGACAACCCGCGGATCGCCGACGCGGCCGCGATGATCAAGACGACCCCGCCGGGACGCGGGTCGCGGCTGGTCCGGCCGTTCGAGGACAACCCGATCTTCGGGGCCTGCTTCCGCGAGTTCGGCGGCGTGCGGCTCGGCGTCACCGGGCAGTTCGACGAGGACGACCTCGGCGTCGCCTGCTACCACTCGAAGGTCGGCGCGGCGGAACTGCTGCTGAACCACATGGTCGACGACGCGGGCGAGTACGTGGTCATGGACATGACCGCCGGCGCCGACGCGTTCGCGTCCGGGCTCTTCACGCGGTTCGACGTGACGTTCCTGGTATGCGAGCCCACCGTGCGCAGCGTCGGCGTGTACCGGCAGTACGCCGACTACGCGCGGGACTTCGGCGTGCGGCTCGTCGTCGTGGGCAACAAGGTGACCGAGGACGAGGACATCGACTTCCTGCGCGACGAGGTCGGCGACGCGCTGTTGGGCTGGATGGAGAACTCGCGGCACGTCCGCGCCGCCGAACGCGGCCGCGCGCGCCCGATCGGCGAACTCGAGGCGCACAACCTCGAGACGCTGGGCTCGATGCTCGCGACCGTCGACGCCGAGCAGCGCGACTGGGCCCGCTATCAGCGCCAGGGCGTCGAGTTCCACCTCCGCAACGCGCGGGCTTGGGGCAGCGGACGAGCCGGGGAGGACCTCACGGCGCAGGTGGACCCGGAGTTCGTGCTGGGTCCGGCGCTGGCCGGGCAGGACGCCTGA
- a CDS encoding magnesium transporter: MNTVITLAFVLAFAAGWHALRRRLKEGPRPGKSRPSRRATMFVVMLILGLQAVATAPAASAAACGEAPNPERPGAGMVGALDPPATARGEGGSPYNVYGYAGHVWDTFETDCGPLAGITSPNSTIDTWAGNQLFNIGKNLVGATNSLHYTVLQGSLLSPLYNAVKAGAEKVYNNIYAQLFGLAALIMSIMLFRNIWRGDLAAVSKRALYGLAAVWLAASSLALLRFLDPIDNAIVQTTTNIQAGFIDEPKTPPPTQPPPPSAQPCQATPEAVAARQPWDRVPTELHCRVVYDNWLRGEFGSPDSPQALQYGPLLLDARAFTWGQIQQGGDADTALVDSKKAAFKDISTKLGPATGYFTGEDGSRVGAGFLSLGQGIFYSLFQLLAKATVLLAQVLIRIFVLTAPLIGLIALLQPQIMQRILKVVGAVAFNLMVLSVLAGVHTLLLEAIFTAGNSLSLLTKMALAAIITVLLFMIGRPVRRLWQMVEMSVGMVGGAVPSPRGGLFSRFRKKNNEATPQDAFWQNVRDTDDVVDGDLRGPVGATVGGGRFRPEATIFASSQRLDNGSGAIRPAAAWSGAPWPGAVGGGGGMAALPAGGGGGVPVFGQYNPAAGNPGDSMFTSGGRSPVQIPSRRVDTSPVADRRWSDEPEPVVVPSRMNSAGGGYATPDYSGTVPVQPGPSTPRPRRVDPEVVAGKPVFVLYRPSRGLEVREEVRDTDHAVGR, from the coding sequence ATGAACACGGTGATCACCCTGGCGTTCGTGCTCGCGTTCGCCGCCGGCTGGCACGCGCTGCGCCGCCGCCTCAAAGAGGGGCCGCGGCCGGGCAAGAGCAGGCCCAGCCGCCGCGCGACGATGTTCGTCGTCATGCTGATCCTGGGGCTGCAGGCCGTGGCGACCGCTCCGGCGGCGTCGGCGGCGGCCTGTGGTGAAGCGCCGAACCCGGAGCGGCCCGGCGCGGGCATGGTCGGCGCGCTCGACCCGCCCGCGACGGCTCGTGGTGAAGGCGGCAGCCCGTACAACGTCTACGGCTACGCCGGGCACGTCTGGGACACCTTCGAAACCGACTGCGGCCCGCTGGCGGGCATCACCTCGCCCAACTCGACGATCGACACCTGGGCGGGCAACCAGCTCTTCAACATCGGCAAGAACCTCGTCGGCGCCACGAACTCGCTGCACTACACCGTGCTGCAGGGAAGCCTGCTCAGCCCGCTGTACAACGCGGTCAAGGCCGGCGCCGAGAAGGTCTACAACAACATCTACGCCCAGTTGTTCGGCCTCGCCGCGCTGATCATGTCCATCATGTTGTTCCGCAACATCTGGCGTGGCGATCTCGCGGCGGTCAGCAAACGGGCGCTGTACGGGCTGGCCGCGGTCTGGCTGGCCGCGTCCTCCTTGGCGCTCTTGAGATTCCTCGATCCGATCGACAACGCGATCGTGCAGACCACGACCAACATCCAGGCCGGGTTCATCGACGAGCCCAAGACGCCACCGCCGACCCAGCCGCCGCCGCCCTCGGCACAACCGTGCCAGGCGACCCCGGAGGCGGTCGCCGCTCGCCAGCCGTGGGACCGGGTCCCGACCGAACTGCATTGCCGGGTCGTCTACGACAACTGGCTGCGCGGGGAGTTCGGCAGCCCGGACTCGCCGCAGGCGCTCCAGTACGGCCCGCTCCTGCTGGACGCGCGTGCCTTCACCTGGGGCCAGATCCAGCAGGGCGGCGACGCCGACACCGCGCTGGTGGACTCCAAGAAGGCGGCGTTCAAGGACATCTCGACCAAACTCGGCCCGGCGACGGGCTATTTCACGGGTGAGGACGGCAGCCGCGTCGGCGCCGGTTTCCTTTCCCTCGGCCAGGGAATCTTCTACTCGCTGTTCCAGTTGCTCGCGAAGGCGACGGTCCTGCTCGCGCAGGTGCTGATCAGGATCTTCGTCCTGACGGCTCCGCTGATCGGGCTGATCGCGCTGCTCCAGCCGCAGATCATGCAGCGCATCCTCAAGGTCGTCGGCGCGGTCGCCTTCAACCTCATGGTGCTTTCCGTGCTGGCAGGCGTGCACACGCTGTTGCTCGAGGCGATCTTCACCGCGGGGAACTCGCTTTCCCTGCTGACGAAGATGGCGCTCGCGGCCATCATCACCGTGTTGCTGTTCATGATCGGCCGTCCCGTACGACGACTTTGGCAGATGGTGGAGATGTCCGTCGGCATGGTCGGCGGCGCGGTGCCCTCGCCACGCGGCGGGCTCTTCTCCCGTTTCCGCAAGAAGAACAACGAAGCGACTCCGCAGGACGCCTTCTGGCAGAACGTCCGCGACACCGACGATGTCGTCGACGGCGACCTTCGCGGTCCTGTCGGTGCGACGGTCGGCGGCGGGCGCTTCCGGCCGGAGGCGACCATCTTCGCCAGCTCCCAGCGGCTCGACAACGGCTCCGGCGCGATCCGGCCCGCGGCGGCCTGGTCCGGCGCTCCCTGGCCGGGAGCCGTCGGCGGAGGTGGCGGCATGGCCGCGCTGCCCGCCGGTGGCGGCGGAGGCGTTCCGGTGTTCGGCCAGTACAACCCGGCCGCGGGCAATCCGGGCGACTCCATGTTCACCTCGGGTGGGCGGAGCCCTGTCCAGATCCCGAGCCGCCGGGTCGACACGTCGCCGGTCGCCGACCGGCGCTGGAGCGACGAACCGGAGCCGGTCGTGGTGCCGTCGCGGATGAATTCCGCCGGCGGCGGCTACGCCACTCCGGACTACTCGGGCACCGTGCCGGTGCAACCGGGGCCGTCGACGCCACGTCCTCGCCGCGTCGATCCCGAAGTCGTCGCGGGCAAGCCGGTCTTCGTGCTGTACCGGCCTTCGCGCGGGCTCGAAGTCCGCGAGGAAGTCCGCGACACAGACCACGCCGTGGGTCGGTGA
- a CDS encoding aldehyde dehydrogenase family protein — translation MSTFPFWVAGKPVTGGETVVVRHSFDGSEAGSHHVPSTSDIETAVQAAHDVSGEFATLPAHVRAGALDHVSRVLGERSEEIAQLITAESGKPLKWSRGEVGRAASTFRWAAEEARRFSGDLQRLDTDPGGTGRLALVRRVPKGPVLGITPFNFPLNLVAHKVAPAIAVGAPIVLKPAPATPLTALLLGEILAETGLPAGSWSILPVSNEESAKLVSDPRLPVVSFTGSVPVGWGIRDSVPRKHVALELGGNAAVLVCPDWTDLDFAAQRIATFAMYQAGQSCISVQRVYAHADVYEELQAKVLEQVRALGTGNPRTDGVDVGPLINAAAASRVESWITAAVDAGGELLTGGKRDGATVEPTVLANVPEDASVMADEVFGPVVSITRVESVDDGVRRINDSRFGLQAGVFTRDLPTAFDVSAKLRVGGVLVGDVPSFRADQMPYGGVKDSGVGREGPASAMADFTEERVTVLTGLTL, via the coding sequence GTGAGCACCTTTCCTTTCTGGGTAGCCGGAAAGCCCGTCACCGGCGGCGAGACCGTCGTCGTCCGTCACTCCTTCGACGGCAGTGAGGCGGGCTCGCACCACGTTCCGTCCACTTCGGACATCGAGACCGCGGTCCAGGCCGCGCACGACGTCTCCGGCGAATTCGCGACGCTGCCCGCGCACGTCCGGGCGGGCGCGTTGGACCACGTGTCCCGAGTTCTGGGTGAGCGGTCCGAAGAGATCGCTCAGCTGATCACCGCCGAGTCGGGCAAGCCGCTGAAGTGGTCGCGCGGCGAGGTCGGCCGGGCGGCGTCGACGTTCCGCTGGGCCGCCGAGGAGGCCCGCCGGTTCTCCGGCGACCTGCAGCGACTCGACACCGACCCGGGCGGCACCGGACGGCTCGCGCTGGTGCGCCGCGTGCCGAAGGGGCCGGTGCTGGGCATCACGCCGTTCAACTTCCCGCTGAACCTGGTGGCGCACAAGGTCGCGCCCGCGATCGCGGTCGGCGCGCCGATCGTGCTCAAGCCCGCGCCCGCGACGCCGCTGACCGCGCTGCTGCTCGGCGAGATCCTCGCCGAGACCGGCCTGCCCGCCGGCAGCTGGTCGATCCTCCCGGTGAGCAACGAGGAATCGGCGAAACTGGTCTCGGATCCGCGGCTGCCGGTCGTGTCGTTCACCGGTTCCGTGCCGGTGGGCTGGGGCATCCGCGACAGCGTGCCGCGCAAGCACGTCGCGCTCGAACTCGGCGGCAACGCGGCGGTGCTCGTCTGTCCCGATTGGACGGATCTGGACTTCGCGGCGCAGCGGATCGCGACGTTCGCGATGTACCAGGCCGGACAGTCGTGCATCTCGGTGCAGCGCGTGTACGCGCACGCCGACGTCTACGAGGAGCTTCAGGCGAAGGTCCTGGAGCAGGTGCGCGCGCTCGGGACCGGCAACCCGCGGACGGACGGCGTGGACGTCGGCCCGCTGATCAACGCCGCCGCCGCTTCCCGGGTGGAATCGTGGATCACCGCCGCGGTCGACGCGGGCGGCGAACTGCTGACCGGTGGCAAGCGCGACGGCGCGACCGTCGAGCCGACCGTGCTCGCGAACGTGCCGGAGGACGCGTCGGTGATGGCCGACGAGGTCTTCGGCCCGGTCGTGTCGATCACGCGGGTGGAGTCGGTGGACGACGGCGTGCGCCGGATCAACGACTCGCGCTTCGGGCTGCAGGCGGGCGTGTTCACCCGCGATCTGCCGACGGCTTTCGACGTGTCCGCGAAGCTGCGCGTCGGCGGGGTGCTCGTCGGCGACGTGCCGAGCTTCCGGGCCGATCAGATGCCCTACGGCGGTGTGAAGGACTCCGGCGTCGGCCGCGAGGGCCCGGCGTCGGCGATGGCCGACTTCACCGAGGAACGCGTCACCGTCCTCACCGGCCTGACCCTCTGA